The DNA region TCATCCGCATGTAACTGTGGCTCTTCTTTTTTCTGAGAGGCAACCTTGTTTGATTTCTCTGCCTTTTGAACCTCCATGTGGCTTTTATCTTTATGGGCTTTTTCCTCTACCTTTACAGACTCAATATTTTCATCTTTTTCATCCTCGGCATCATCTCTTGCAACACTATTTTGCTCCCATTCATGCCCTAGACTCTGCCATATGGATTCACCATTTTGTATATCAAATATGGCAATAAAGCTTTGGTATGTAGCCATTTGACTATATTTTTTAGGCTTTAGCAGATATGAAAACGAACCATCATCTAGTCTAAATCTCATAAGGGCATCTAACATGGTATTGCCATTTTTGATCCAACTAGAAGAGTTAATATCCTCGCCTGCTGCTATCAACCCTGATATTACTGTAGATATGCTGTTTGAATTTTCACTACCTAGGGATTCAAAACCTCCTTCAGGTAGCTGAACAGCTTTTAAGTAAGATATTGCCCTATCTATGGCTTCTTCTACTCCAGCCCTATCCCTATGGTTTGACAAGGCTATCATAGCCATCCCAGTCATATCCGGATCGCTTGAACCCTCAAAGGCATACCCACCATCTTCATTTTGCTTAGATAAAATATATGTAATAGCTTTATCTGTATCATATGTATATGCTGCCGTATCCAAGGCAATCATTGACCATATATGGGCATTTATAGGACCAAAAGAGCCATCATCCTGCTGCTTTTTAGCCAGCTCGATCAATAGATCGGTAGGATCATTTTCCATGCATAGGTATCCTAGAATACATCCAGCATAATCGGTAGCCTGACTTTGTGCATTGATGGAAGCGCTTTTTTTATCCAGCATATCCTTAGAATCAGAAGGTATATCCCCTCCTGCAGCCTTTATGGCTACTATTTTCCACCATGAATCTATGTCCTTTTCCTTATAGAATTTTTCTATAAATTCCTTTTCGTATTCTGTGTGGATAACATCCGATTCTTCGATCGGAGCCTCAGGCACTTCTTTGGAACGATCAAATGTGCAGGATGAAAATACAATGCATAAAATAGTTATAAGGCATATGATTTTAGATAACTTCTTTATACCTATTCTCAATCTCACCTCCCCCTCCCCTTTAGTCTTTTAGAAATATAAAAAGCCCTCCTTCCTTAGAAAGAGAGCTTTTATGCGCAGCTTAAATAGACATAGCTTTGCTATGAAAAAAGTCACCCTTCCTTCCCTCCGAAGGAAACGTAAATCACAGTATAAGGCAGGTCTCCTGACTCATGGATCATCTTTAAAGGCTGCCTTCCCAGTATACCCAGTGGCATATATGCCTTTTAATCCCCATTTACAGTAGCGGGGGCTGTAGCGGCTTTTCACCGCTTTCCCTTTTCATCCGGCCCGAACACCGGACACCTCATACCTTATTTTATTGTATAGA from Xylanivirga thermophila includes:
- a CDS encoding DUF4430 domain-containing protein; amino-acid sequence: MRIGIKKLSKIICLITILCIVFSSCTFDRSKEVPEAPIEESDVIHTEYEKEFIEKFYKEKDIDSWWKIVAIKAAGGDIPSDSKDMLDKKSASINAQSQATDYAGCILGYLCMENDPTDLLIELAKKQQDDGSFGPINAHIWSMIALDTAAYTYDTDKAITYILSKQNEDGGYAFEGSSDPDMTGMAMIALSNHRDRAGVEEAIDRAISYLKAVQLPEGGFESLGSENSNSISTVISGLIAAGEDINSSSWIKNGNTMLDALMRFRLDDGSFSYLLKPKKYSQMATYQSFIAIFDIQNGESIWQSLGHEWEQNSVARDDAEDEKDENIESVKVEEKAHKDKSHMEVQKAEKSNKVASQKKEEPQLHADDAKEDGNAEKLKKEEVPKKVVEPPKEQKIQEKTEEKIGVHVKVIGYGGKVFFDDEVELKKDEANGFSALKATKLPYKSAYGDSYISSINGEAEFEHGDLSGWKFKINAKIPNMPAIDCELSKGDRVEWWYALTAESTGPGE